From Actinopolymorpha sp. NPDC004070, the proteins below share one genomic window:
- a CDS encoding glycosyltransferase, which translates to MPGHVILIVRSWPRLSQTFILDEVLAMERRGRELTIVSLAHSGEHRRQPQVDKVRAPVHFLDSVGSWARWSRITDHAHVLTAAPMRYVTTLLYVLANPGLSRGYTTCSAIRCFGHAVVVAALALRLRRSGARAPHVHAHFAHDPALVGMFTRRLTGMPFSFTAHARDLYQIPSAGLVARAAAADAVVTCCQVNADYIAKTVPDAVRPPVRVIHHGVELDRFTPTLRAPGRCLTLVSVGRLVEKKGFADLLRACAALAESGSRFRCEIYGDGPLRRQLTELSAELGLGELVSFRGERDRDEIAHALARTDVFVLTPCVTDDGDRDGIPNVLVEAMACAIPVVTTATGGVPELVRSGENGLIAEPGEVDGIAAHLAALAADPALRRRLGESGRKTVESEYDVEAAALALEAIFDPRTPIAAEVAP; encoded by the coding sequence ATGCCTGGACACGTGATCCTGATCGTGCGCAGCTGGCCGCGCCTGTCCCAGACGTTCATCCTCGACGAGGTGCTGGCGATGGAACGGCGCGGACGCGAGCTCACCATCGTCAGCCTCGCCCACTCCGGTGAACACCGACGCCAACCCCAGGTTGACAAGGTGCGCGCACCGGTGCATTTCCTCGACAGCGTTGGGTCATGGGCACGCTGGTCGCGGATCACCGACCATGCGCACGTCCTGACCGCGGCCCCGATGCGTTATGTCACAACGCTGTTGTACGTCCTGGCCAACCCGGGACTGAGCCGGGGGTACACCACCTGCTCGGCGATCCGTTGCTTCGGCCACGCCGTCGTGGTGGCGGCGCTGGCGTTGCGGCTGCGGCGTTCGGGTGCGCGGGCGCCGCATGTCCATGCCCACTTCGCCCATGACCCTGCCCTGGTCGGGATGTTCACCCGCCGCCTGACCGGAATGCCGTTCAGCTTCACCGCCCACGCGCGGGACCTGTACCAGATACCGTCGGCCGGCCTGGTCGCGCGGGCGGCCGCCGCCGACGCCGTGGTGACCTGCTGCCAGGTCAACGCCGACTACATCGCGAAGACCGTCCCGGACGCGGTTCGGCCGCCGGTGCGGGTCATTCACCACGGCGTCGAGCTCGACCGCTTCACTCCCACCCTCCGGGCTCCCGGCCGGTGTCTCACGCTCGTCTCGGTCGGCCGGCTGGTGGAGAAGAAGGGCTTCGCCGACCTGCTCCGCGCCTGCGCCGCCCTGGCCGAGTCCGGATCCCGCTTCCGCTGCGAGATCTACGGCGACGGCCCGCTGCGCCGCCAGCTGACCGAGCTCAGTGCCGAGCTCGGGCTGGGTGAGCTGGTCTCCTTCCGCGGTGAGCGGGATCGGGACGAGATCGCCCACGCCCTCGCCCGGACCGACGTGTTCGTGCTCACTCCGTGCGTCACCGACGACGGCGACCGCGACGGGATCCCGAACGTCCTCGTGGAGGCGATGGCCTGCGCGATCCCTGTCGTCACCACCGCGACCGGCGGGGTGCCCGAGCTGGTCCGGTCCGGCGAGAACGGCCTGATCGCCGAGCCCGGGGAGGTGGACGGGATCGCCGCACACCTCGCCGCACTGGCTGCCGACCCGGCGTTGCGGCGCCGGCTGGGGGAGAGCGGCCGGAAAACGGTCGAGTCGGAGTACGACGTCGAGGCCGCGGCGCTCGCCCTGGAGGCGATCTTCGACCCGCGGACCCCGATCGCGGCGGAGGTTGCCCCGTGA
- a CDS encoding phosphotransferase: MTQVPDRTRARPIHSGAGPDGRLSSESARFAEALQPRVMGPRLAAALGGSGGRSARACHVLDAKYEPGHRALVLYQYGERLVRGDLLGEDLLGEDLLGGDGAVNGGGPLVAPGVRLSVFPHDPDLPWLRHVLDPAILARRMRDELGGRAGARVSRCRVRLLRYRPGKRATLWLEFAPGDPSYVVKVYHDPGKASAVVRESRALAAAPSPAGVLELAPVVAHLPDLATVVQAAVPGVPLERQWAGRRVRSAAAAVAAVRQAAQALAELHAYPVISTRERPVERELRRFGLRAGRIATVDESLGTTLAGLAERLGQLRAAVCRTDADDNSLVHGDCKPSQFLLDGHRVAMLDLDHCGVAHPAGDLGTFLASLTQQAARCGLAGGEPADVDLLAVLGEEFLTAYFRARGGWDDSTACLQARWYEAVALERKALRAFARAPRSPLPGALAAHAHRCLDKLERARP, translated from the coding sequence GTGACGCAGGTTCCGGACCGTACGAGGGCCCGCCCGATCCACTCCGGCGCCGGCCCGGACGGTCGGCTGTCCAGCGAGTCGGCCCGGTTCGCCGAGGCGCTGCAGCCTCGCGTGATGGGCCCGCGCCTGGCCGCCGCGCTGGGTGGTTCCGGCGGCCGGTCCGCGCGAGCGTGCCACGTGCTGGACGCGAAGTACGAGCCCGGCCATCGGGCGCTGGTGCTCTACCAGTACGGCGAACGCCTCGTCCGCGGCGACCTGCTCGGCGAGGACCTGCTTGGGGAGGACCTCCTCGGCGGTGACGGGGCCGTCAACGGAGGCGGGCCGCTGGTCGCTCCCGGCGTACGCCTGTCGGTCTTTCCGCACGACCCGGACCTGCCCTGGCTGCGGCACGTCCTGGACCCGGCGATCCTCGCCCGGCGGATGCGCGACGAGCTCGGGGGCCGGGCCGGCGCCCGCGTTTCCCGTTGCCGGGTTCGGCTTCTGCGCTACCGGCCCGGCAAGCGGGCGACCCTGTGGTTGGAGTTCGCTCCCGGTGACCCGTCGTACGTCGTGAAGGTCTACCACGACCCCGGCAAGGCGTCGGCGGTAGTGCGCGAGAGCCGCGCCCTGGCGGCGGCCCCGTCTCCGGCGGGCGTACTCGAGCTGGCACCGGTCGTCGCCCACCTCCCTGACCTGGCGACCGTCGTGCAGGCGGCGGTGCCCGGTGTGCCGCTCGAGCGGCAGTGGGCCGGGCGGAGGGTACGCTCGGCGGCGGCTGCGGTCGCCGCGGTACGCCAGGCAGCCCAGGCACTCGCCGAACTCCACGCGTACCCCGTGATCAGCACCCGGGAGCGGCCTGTCGAACGCGAGCTACGTCGCTTCGGGCTCCGCGCGGGCCGGATCGCCACCGTCGACGAGTCGCTGGGTACGACGCTGGCGGGACTGGCCGAGCGACTCGGCCAGCTGCGAGCCGCCGTTTGTCGTACGGATGCGGACGACAACAGCCTCGTGCACGGCGACTGCAAGCCGAGCCAGTTCCTGCTCGACGGTCACCGGGTGGCCATGCTCGACCTCGACCACTGCGGCGTCGCGCACCCCGCCGGTGACCTGGGCACGTTCCTCGCATCCCTTACCCAGCAGGCGGCTCGGTGCGGACTGGCCGGCGGCGAACCGGCGGACGTCGATCTTCTCGCGGTCCTTGGTGAGGAGTTCCTCACGGCGTACTTCCGCGCACGCGGTGGCTGGGACGATTCGACGGCGTGCCTGCAAGCCCGCTGGTACGAGGCGGTCGCACTCGAACGGAAGGCTCTCCGCGCCTTCGCCCGGGCACCGCGTTCACCGTTACCCGGTGCGCTCGCGGCGCACGCACATCGATGTCTCGACAAGCTGGAAAGAGCACGGCCGTGA
- a CDS encoding ABC transporter transmembrane domain-containing protein, which yields MTSTMTRETYTPPSERKVSDLRRSVRIFRRFKGGRRAYVGALALLAFEALTAIAEPYPIAYLVDFLQSGRPTPREWGIPAFIPSVRIETIAVLTIAIVLIAAINSAADSLAEVCMARAGRVLGFNLRVAMYSHLQRLSLAYHDKKRTGDVLTRVTGDVLVLEEFVVASISNIVGSAMVLVGTFAVLLWQSWNVALVALCVVPLLAGISQYFSRRIKAASKTQRTREGELASTAQEMLTSIRLVQSYGRGTVDLQRFSGQTEQSMRASLRTANVQAQFSFVIALAEALAISGVVWIGIFLLDRRAITVGTLVLFILLLRNMFKPARKIVSEWYKVGKVFASVERIDDLLDRSVDVRDEPDAVAAPPLKGHVAFRHVGFHYPAEHADGSRAAARPTVLHDVDFEVSPGEVVALVGPSGAGKSTIAQLVPRLYDATSGAVLLDGHDLRGLTLASVRAQVSLVLQDTVLLSGTVAENIGYGIENATIERIQAAARAANAHGFIEELPDGYDTQLAERATTLSGGQRQRLSIARAFIRESPILILDEPTTGLDRESTRLVVDALRTLMRGRTTIIISHDPDLIRFADRILEVKDGVIVEGPRSSYATPQHRAVDHSAGNGLRSTGRSQRSSMLAEPLHDRLPDLRQATHPGFAVQAVEQTLLASGAAHPVLDARVEKLWYFPDGSCALRYVVRVAENLLGGSSDWTPERTVLARVHPDRQAAKAYVEQCLEPLVERVKNTVAAGPWRRWAGVVGGTGIALHPFPLDPALPTLARAVDSGALAELAGAGPAGWSSQVVHYPREGACVLRYERPPGDGAVPTSLYGKVYDDGGRGVATAAILDALSPAGSYAAAADGLRLPRPFGYLPRLRLLLTEAVPGEPLMRAGSWAWSASGSAPASRAPLESMATAGRVLAALHRREIRDVQAYSRADEQAAVRRDLDTVRKVWPEVADHVQQHLAVILDETAEIPDSDQVLCHGDFTPAQLLVGSGDMALVDLDTVRRGERAVDLGRFLAHLQLAGTKAAGAAAWPLLDELGRVFLRAYAEDCLPGAALDPDLLARVVVHRDASLARTALRACRQLKDDRLRTALELLDDNDDWTRRITR from the coding sequence GTGACTTCCACGATGACGCGGGAGACCTACACCCCGCCAAGCGAACGCAAGGTCAGCGATCTGCGCCGCAGCGTGCGGATCTTCCGGCGGTTCAAGGGTGGTAGACGTGCCTACGTGGGCGCGCTTGCCCTGTTGGCATTCGAGGCGCTGACCGCGATCGCCGAGCCGTACCCGATCGCCTATCTTGTCGACTTCCTGCAGTCCGGACGACCGACGCCGCGCGAGTGGGGGATCCCGGCGTTCATCCCGTCCGTGCGGATCGAGACGATCGCGGTGCTCACCATCGCGATCGTGCTCATCGCGGCGATCAACAGCGCGGCGGACTCACTCGCCGAGGTCTGCATGGCGCGAGCCGGCCGGGTGCTCGGCTTCAACCTGCGGGTCGCGATGTATTCGCACCTGCAGCGGTTGTCGCTGGCCTACCACGACAAGAAACGCACCGGTGACGTACTGACCAGGGTCACCGGGGACGTCCTCGTACTCGAGGAGTTCGTCGTCGCGTCGATCAGTAACATCGTCGGCAGCGCGATGGTTCTGGTCGGCACGTTCGCCGTTCTGTTGTGGCAGTCGTGGAACGTCGCCCTGGTGGCGCTCTGCGTCGTACCGCTGCTGGCCGGCATCTCGCAGTACTTCTCCCGGCGGATCAAGGCGGCGTCGAAGACGCAACGCACGCGGGAGGGTGAGCTGGCCTCCACCGCACAGGAGATGCTCACCTCCATCCGCCTCGTGCAGAGCTACGGGCGTGGCACCGTCGACCTTCAGCGCTTTTCCGGCCAGACCGAACAGAGCATGCGCGCGTCGCTGCGGACCGCGAACGTGCAGGCACAGTTCAGTTTCGTCATCGCCCTCGCCGAGGCGCTGGCCATCTCCGGAGTCGTCTGGATCGGCATCTTCCTGCTCGACCGGCGGGCGATCACAGTCGGCACGTTGGTGCTGTTCATCCTGCTGCTGCGGAACATGTTCAAACCTGCCCGCAAGATCGTCAGCGAGTGGTACAAGGTCGGCAAGGTCTTCGCGAGCGTGGAGCGCATCGACGACCTGCTCGACCGTAGCGTCGACGTCCGCGACGAGCCGGACGCGGTGGCGGCCCCACCGCTCAAGGGGCACGTCGCCTTCCGGCACGTGGGTTTCCACTACCCGGCCGAGCACGCGGACGGGTCACGCGCTGCCGCCAGGCCGACGGTCCTGCACGACGTCGACTTCGAGGTCTCACCCGGGGAGGTCGTCGCCCTCGTCGGGCCCAGTGGCGCGGGCAAGAGCACGATCGCGCAGTTGGTCCCCCGGCTCTACGACGCGACCAGCGGCGCGGTGCTGCTCGACGGGCACGACCTACGCGGCCTCACGCTCGCGTCCGTCCGCGCCCAGGTGAGCCTCGTCCTCCAGGACACGGTGCTGCTGAGCGGCACCGTCGCGGAGAACATCGGCTACGGCATCGAGAACGCCACCATCGAACGCATCCAGGCGGCGGCCCGTGCGGCCAACGCACACGGGTTCATCGAGGAGCTGCCGGACGGGTACGACACCCAGCTGGCCGAACGGGCGACGACGCTGTCCGGCGGACAGCGCCAGCGACTCTCGATCGCCCGGGCGTTCATCCGGGAGAGCCCGATCCTCATCCTCGACGAGCCCACGACCGGCCTGGACCGGGAGTCGACCCGCCTGGTGGTCGATGCGCTGCGCACCCTGATGCGGGGGAGGACGACCATCATCATCTCCCACGACCCGGACCTGATCCGGTTCGCCGACCGCATTCTGGAGGTCAAGGACGGCGTGATCGTCGAGGGGCCGAGGTCGTCGTACGCCACGCCGCAGCACCGGGCCGTGGACCACTCGGCCGGGAACGGCCTTCGGTCGACCGGCCGGAGTCAACGGTCATCGATGCTCGCCGAGCCGTTACACGACCGGCTGCCAGACCTCCGGCAGGCGACGCATCCGGGTTTCGCCGTACAGGCAGTAGAGCAGACACTTCTGGCGTCCGGGGCGGCGCACCCGGTGCTCGACGCGCGTGTGGAGAAGCTGTGGTATTTCCCTGACGGAAGCTGCGCTCTGCGGTACGTCGTGCGGGTCGCGGAGAACCTGCTCGGTGGGAGTTCGGACTGGACGCCCGAACGTACTGTGCTCGCCCGCGTCCATCCGGACCGCCAAGCGGCAAAGGCGTACGTCGAGCAGTGCCTGGAGCCACTGGTCGAGCGCGTCAAGAACACTGTTGCGGCCGGACCGTGGCGACGGTGGGCGGGCGTGGTCGGGGGGACCGGGATCGCCCTCCACCCGTTCCCCCTGGACCCCGCTTTGCCAACCCTGGCTCGTGCCGTCGACTCGGGCGCACTGGCCGAACTCGCCGGCGCCGGCCCCGCCGGCTGGTCGAGTCAGGTCGTGCACTACCCGCGCGAGGGTGCCTGCGTCCTGCGCTACGAGCGGCCACCTGGCGACGGCGCCGTCCCGACTTCCCTGTACGGCAAGGTGTATGACGACGGAGGTCGCGGTGTGGCGACCGCCGCGATCCTGGACGCGCTCAGCCCGGCCGGATCGTACGCCGCCGCGGCGGACGGCCTCCGGTTGCCCCGCCCGTTCGGCTACCTGCCCAGGCTACGTCTGCTCCTCACCGAGGCCGTGCCGGGCGAGCCGCTGATGCGCGCCGGTTCGTGGGCCTGGTCCGCTTCCGGCTCCGCGCCGGCGTCGCGGGCCCCCCTCGAGTCGATGGCGACGGCCGGCCGGGTGCTGGCGGCCCTGCACCGCCGCGAGATCCGCGACGTCCAGGCGTACTCCCGGGCCGACGAGCAGGCAGCCGTCAGGCGTGACCTCGACACCGTACGGAAGGTGTGGCCGGAGGTCGCGGACCACGTCCAGCAGCACCTTGCCGTGATCCTCGACGAGACGGCCGAGATACCCGACTCCGACCAGGTGTTGTGTCACGGCGACTTCACCCCGGCACAGCTTCTGGTCGGGTCGGGCGACATGGCGCTGGTCGACCTTGACACGGTTCGCCGCGGTGAGCGGGCCGTGGACCTCGGCCGGTTCCTGGCCCACCTGCAACTCGCGGGAACCAAGGCGGCCGGCGCCGCCGCCTGGCCCCTGCTGGACGAGCTGGGCCGGGTGTTCCTGCGGGCCTACGCCGAGGACTGCCTGCCGGGGGCGGCGCTTGATCCGGACCTGCTCGCCCGGGTCGTCGTACACCGCGACGCGAGCCTCGCCCGAACGGCCCTGCGGGCCTGCCGGCAGCTCAAGGACGACCGGCTGAGAACCGCGCTTGAACTGCTCGACGACAACGACGACTGGACACGGAGGATTACCCGATGA
- a CDS encoding phosphotransferase translates to MMPLNDEMVVDSLTAFASLPDWLAACMMPDRVEAALRRHVPEIADGRVRLLSCTPQRLRAKGAQWLARYRLRVDPGPEGGEADVVLVGNLWPPSAEPLDADGMAGPPVAADVPFGAAGWSCRLPELRLALHVELADEALPAVPSLVEPDLAGRLIERVLGEAGYGEVKVASCAPDVVRYKPGSRCTVVVRMRYADEHADRALPDPVVLKTHQGDKGNTAWEAMRSLWNTELSGSKAVTLAEPLAYLPEERILVQGPVPGEQTLKDLARMAIGDGGDRALGRLRDELARTAVALAALHGCGAEYGRTATFDEEVDEVDEVIARLAQSVPALRPAARPLITRMRQHAGALPEDPAVCVHHDFRPAQVLLDNGSIGFIDFDGSCMAEPALDLGRFRAKLRDIGISVLAARGQPMSDTLLADNLGLLDDLCEGFLAAYQEQSPVSRDRVLLWETCDLLTAMLHAWTKVRLARIGPRLIVLIHQLRSVRFDDRGSGG, encoded by the coding sequence ATGATGCCGCTGAACGACGAAATGGTGGTCGACTCCCTGACGGCGTTCGCGTCGTTGCCGGACTGGCTCGCCGCCTGCATGATGCCCGACCGCGTGGAGGCAGCCCTGCGGCGCCACGTACCCGAGATCGCCGACGGGCGGGTCCGCCTGCTGTCCTGCACGCCGCAACGGTTGCGGGCAAAGGGCGCGCAGTGGCTGGCGCGCTACCGGCTCCGGGTCGACCCCGGCCCGGAGGGTGGCGAAGCCGACGTCGTCCTCGTCGGCAATCTGTGGCCGCCTTCCGCGGAGCCGCTGGACGCGGACGGGATGGCAGGCCCGCCCGTCGCGGCCGACGTGCCGTTCGGTGCGGCGGGCTGGAGCTGCCGGCTTCCCGAACTCCGGCTCGCACTCCACGTCGAGTTGGCCGACGAGGCGCTGCCCGCCGTACCGTCCCTGGTCGAGCCGGACCTGGCCGGTCGGCTCATCGAAAGAGTCCTGGGCGAGGCCGGCTACGGCGAGGTGAAGGTCGCGAGCTGCGCGCCGGACGTCGTTCGCTACAAGCCGGGAAGCCGGTGCACAGTGGTCGTCCGGATGAGGTACGCCGATGAGCACGCAGATCGCGCGCTGCCCGACCCCGTGGTGCTGAAGACCCACCAGGGCGACAAGGGGAACACCGCGTGGGAGGCGATGCGGTCCCTGTGGAACACCGAGTTGAGCGGCAGCAAGGCGGTGACGCTGGCCGAACCGCTGGCGTACCTGCCGGAGGAGCGGATCCTCGTGCAGGGGCCCGTACCGGGCGAGCAGACCCTGAAGGACCTCGCCCGGATGGCCATCGGTGACGGTGGTGACCGCGCGCTCGGGCGGCTGCGGGACGAACTCGCCCGGACGGCGGTGGCGCTCGCGGCACTCCACGGGTGCGGGGCGGAGTACGGTCGGACGGCGACCTTCGACGAGGAGGTCGACGAGGTCGACGAGGTGATCGCGAGGCTGGCGCAGTCGGTGCCGGCGCTGCGCCCCGCAGCGCGGCCGCTGATCACCCGGATGCGGCAGCACGCCGGCGCCCTGCCCGAGGATCCGGCGGTCTGCGTCCACCACGACTTTCGCCCGGCGCAAGTACTGCTTGACAACGGTTCCATCGGATTCATCGACTTCGACGGCTCCTGCATGGCGGAGCCCGCACTGGACCTCGGCAGGTTCCGGGCGAAGCTGCGTGACATCGGGATCAGCGTCCTCGCGGCGCGTGGTCAGCCGATGAGCGACACGCTGCTTGCTGACAACCTGGGGTTGCTCGACGACCTGTGCGAGGGATTCCTCGCGGCCTACCAGGAACAGTCGCCGGTCTCCCGTGACCGGGTGCTGCTGTGGGAGACGTGCGATCTGCTCACCGCGATGCTGCACGCGTGGACCAAGGTACGGCTCGCCCGGATTGGTCCGCGGCTGATCGTCCTCATCCACCAGCTGCGGTCGGTGCGGTTCGACGATCGGGGGAGCGGCGGGTAG
- the murJ gene encoding murein biosynthesis integral membrane protein MurJ — protein sequence MTTTRRAVVRATALLVVLTALSQVLGFARDAVMAAVFGTSSSVDAFLVAQGLMNLVLGLITGAMSRAIIPTVSRAADASDSRGARQTVRVAMTVTTLVLLVGSVLMYAGTRPVLTILASGFDAATMDEGVRLTRIVLLATFFIAATNLLAGAAQAHGRFFWAGLQGVPFNVVMIAAAALFGARYGGAALAVGFVVGSAVRLAFQLPAVRGIGLSLRPSLRIRDPGFREMLVLMPPLVVGNALLNFNTIVDRAVGSTQGAGTIAALSYGWRVVTLAQVVVVTAFTTTLFPAFSTLGTPERREHLRRATDRVLGVAIVLVGPVVILLAVAARPVVVLLFARGNFDQRAVSLTTVAVATYSISLAAISVREVVARTCLAVGDSRTPVWTGVCAMGVNVVGDITLGLRFGVTGLAFSTSASMVLAATVLSVWTARRHGAIGLGALGKTTLHVLAASTVSTAGCWLVLHEMPVHDAVHALLALGATSSVCLVSYLGVLCLLRTPALADIRDSLDHLRIKLPSR from the coding sequence ATGACGACCACCCGCAGAGCCGTGGTCCGTGCCACCGCGCTTCTGGTCGTTCTGACCGCCCTCAGTCAGGTGCTCGGTTTCGCCCGCGACGCCGTGATGGCGGCAGTGTTCGGCACGTCATCGTCGGTCGACGCGTTCCTGGTGGCGCAAGGGCTCATGAACCTCGTGCTCGGCCTGATCACCGGGGCGATGTCGCGAGCCATCATTCCCACCGTGTCCCGGGCCGCGGACGCCAGCGACTCCCGCGGTGCACGGCAGACCGTTCGCGTAGCCATGACCGTCACCACGTTGGTCCTGCTGGTGGGCTCCGTTCTCATGTACGCAGGTACGAGACCCGTGCTGACGATTCTCGCCTCGGGATTCGACGCGGCGACCATGGACGAAGGCGTCCGGCTCACCAGGATCGTGCTTCTCGCCACGTTCTTCATCGCCGCCACGAACCTCCTCGCCGGGGCTGCCCAGGCGCATGGCCGGTTCTTCTGGGCGGGCCTGCAGGGCGTTCCGTTCAACGTCGTGATGATCGCCGCCGCCGCGCTGTTCGGCGCCAGGTACGGAGGTGCGGCACTCGCCGTCGGCTTCGTGGTCGGCTCGGCCGTCCGGCTGGCGTTCCAGCTACCAGCTGTGCGCGGCATAGGACTGAGCCTGCGACCGTCCCTGCGCATCCGCGACCCCGGGTTCCGCGAGATGTTGGTGCTGATGCCACCGCTCGTGGTGGGCAACGCCTTGTTGAACTTCAACACGATCGTCGACCGTGCGGTCGGTTCCACCCAGGGCGCCGGGACGATCGCGGCACTCAGCTACGGCTGGCGGGTCGTCACCCTGGCCCAGGTGGTGGTCGTCACCGCGTTCACCACCACGTTGTTCCCAGCCTTCAGCACACTCGGGACACCCGAGCGCAGGGAGCACCTGCGCCGGGCAACCGACCGTGTCCTCGGCGTGGCCATCGTGCTCGTCGGACCAGTCGTGATCCTGCTCGCGGTCGCCGCAAGACCTGTGGTCGTCCTGCTCTTCGCCAGGGGAAACTTCGACCAGCGCGCAGTCTCACTCACCACCGTCGCCGTCGCGACCTACTCGATCTCCCTCGCGGCGATCTCGGTACGCGAGGTCGTGGCGCGGACCTGCCTCGCCGTCGGCGACAGCCGCACCCCGGTCTGGACGGGCGTCTGCGCGATGGGAGTCAACGTGGTCGGCGACATCACCCTCGGGCTGCGCTTCGGCGTCACGGGTCTGGCGTTCTCGACCTCGGCGTCGATGGTGCTGGCCGCCACGGTGCTGAGCGTGTGGACCGCCCGCCGACACGGGGCGATCGGCCTGGGGGCACTAGGAAAAACGACCCTCCACGTCCTGGCCGCGTCCACCGTGTCAACCGCCGGTTGCTGGCTCGTCCTCCACGAGATGCCGGTGCACGACGCCGTTCACGCCCTTCTGGCCCTCGGCGCGACGAGCTCGGTCTGCCTGGTCTCCTACCTCGGGGTGCTCTGTCTCCTCCGGACACCGGCCCTGGCCGACATCCGGGACAGCCTGGACCACCTTCGGATCAAGCTGCCATCCCGGTGA
- a CDS encoding TylF/MycF/NovP-related O-methyltransferase yields MTSPEAVHALADAIRYVVRSGVPGAIVECGVWRGGSMQAAARTLLDLGVLDREIYLFDTFEGMPLPTERDVRWTGESAADLLASETGRAADLLQARASLEDVRAVMGGVAYPTSRVHIVAGLVEDTVPGQAPETIAVLRLDTDWYESSRHELRHLYPRLAPGGVLILDDYAWWNGVAEATDEYFEEHPPMPFLIRIDDSGARVAVKPAGST; encoded by the coding sequence ATGACCTCGCCCGAGGCGGTCCACGCCTTGGCAGATGCCATCCGCTACGTGGTCCGGTCGGGCGTGCCGGGAGCGATCGTCGAATGCGGGGTATGGCGCGGGGGCAGCATGCAGGCCGCGGCCAGGACGTTGCTGGACCTCGGCGTCCTCGACCGCGAGATCTACTTGTTCGACACCTTCGAGGGCATGCCCCTCCCCACGGAAAGGGACGTCCGCTGGACTGGCGAGTCGGCCGCCGACCTCCTGGCCTCAGAGACCGGCCGGGCGGCCGACCTGCTGCAGGCACGCGCTTCGCTTGAGGACGTACGCGCCGTCATGGGCGGCGTGGCCTATCCGACGTCTCGCGTCCACATCGTCGCCGGCCTGGTCGAGGACACGGTCCCCGGCCAGGCGCCCGAGACCATCGCCGTGTTACGCCTGGACACGGACTGGTACGAATCCAGCCGCCACGAACTGCGGCACCTCTACCCGCGCCTGGCACCCGGGGGTGTGCTCATCCTGGATGACTACGCCTGGTGGAACGGTGTGGCAGAAGCCACAGACGAGTACTTCGAGGAACATCCTCCGATGCCGTTCCTGATCCGGATCGACGACAGTGGCGCCCGCGTCGCTGTCAAACCCGCCGGCAGCACATAG